Part of the Ursus arctos isolate Adak ecotype North America unplaced genomic scaffold, UrsArc2.0 scaffold_4, whole genome shotgun sequence genome, GATTTAAATGACACAAACCCATATTGTGGGAAAAAATACATAGTGCCTTAGCTTTACTAACAGATGAAAGCTTCTGAGTCACTCGGCTAgagaattcattttataaagtattaacatataacattttcTGGGAGTcaaatatgtattatacataatatacTGTATGTAGCTAAGTCGAAGTCATTGTGTGGAGAATGCTTCTCCCAACAAAGGATATAATATTGAGCACtcattttccatttattgaaAGTATATCCACTTGTGTCTGGACTTgtatttccatttgcttttgaGGGACTTGAATATTAACAGTTGGTAAAACCCCATTATAATTCAgagcattttgattttattttcctgcagTGAAACTGTGTTGTATAAGGAACAGGGCTCTGAAATCTCTAATAGCTAATTTtgctttaattattattgttgctCTTATAACTAGATTTATTTTTAGTTGGGAGGTTTAACCTAACTAAATCTGGAACAATTGTTTTTTAGCCCAACTTTGCAAAGAACTTCCTTCATGTCATGAGTGGTTTTGTTTGATTAAAGTCTACGTTAATAAAAATAGCTGAACTGGTGCAACTTTTCAGGCCCATTTTACCAGTGTAGGGCAGGAGTCATCCACCTATTGTTCAGTAAAACCCGGGAAACTACACCCTCTTACCATCTGTAGCTACAAGGCGAGCTCTTTAACTGCTTAAGATTAGAATCTCATCATCTTTCATCTGGATGCCTGCCAACCTCTCAAATGCTGACGAAAATGCTCTGCAAATAAAAACGCAAAACTGTTGAACATTTTATGTATGTCCGGTGGGGGTGGATGGAGGTGAGGGCGTATAGAATCTCGCGCATCTCAATATTACATAtcatgaggcgcctgggtggctcagtcagttaagcgcccgaTGCCATTTTGGCTccggttgtgacctcagggtcgtgagatgcaGACCTGCGGAGCCTGCTCaactgctcgagattctctccctccctctccctccgcccctcgcCCCCAGTACTCTCtttctcacttaaataaataaatagataaatattttttcaaaataaagcgCATCGTGTCGTCACTGGCAGACAAGGAACCTGAGACTCAGAGTCAGTCCACCAAGTTCACACAGGTAAGTGAGGACTCAGGTTTACAAGACCCAGGTCCATCGGATCCAGGATGTTTCGCACAAGATGTTTCATTGCTTGCCTCCAACATACCTACCTTTTAAATTCTTCAGTTCTGTCGTCCCACACCTTCCCTTCACCCTTAATAACTAACCTCTGGCAAGTTGGCCCTCCCTGGGCTCACGGCTTGTTAACATTGCTCTGCCTCCCCTGTCCCCACCGCCCAGTCCCAGTGCAGTGGTGGGCCCTTCCGGTCTCATCCACTCTCCCCTCACCACGCATGCCCAAGTgtctaatcttattttttttaatattgaagcTAACCATGATGAATACATTTAAATTCTAGGGCAAGCACTCCTACTCTTGCCCTTCCTATCTCTAAATCTGtccaccttctccctcccccgaTTCATCCCCTCCACCCTGCACTGGCTCATTCCAGGACTGTCACTGCTTTCATCCTTTTCACCTCAGGCCTTTGTTACTATCTCAAGTTTTATCTTCTGGGATCTTCCTCCCTCAAATACTCTATTAGTCATGACTTCTCAGTGACCGCCAGATTACACTCTTGAAAAATGTCAATCCCCTTCTAAAAATCTTCCACTCTTTTCCATTACCAAGGGCTAAATTCCTTAGCCTGGAGTTCAAAgttcccctgctccccaccccatacACACCTTGTCATATTGTCACAACCTACCTATCTAGCCAAATGTTCCACTGTTCTACTTTGGTTGCCTTATGCACCCATCGAACTGAATTAAGGTcattttttcaaaaacacaatGTTTTCCTCCTGTGGAAAGCTGATTCTCCAGATCAACAAAATGGGTAAATTCTATTTACTCTTTAAGGGACAGCTCAAATTTCACTCTCCATGAGGCTTTCCCTCATTCCCCCTGCTGGAAGAAGAttcttctctgagtctccatAGCACTTGGTTGATTTTTTTACGGCAAttattggtttttatttcataatacaCTTATGCATGTGTTAAACAGTATGATATGCAGTTGGTATCtaataaatgctgaatgaatttttaaaaaccaaaagcacTTGTGAAAGGGCAACTAAAAAAACTGATAAAGTTTCTCCACAGATTTAGattctttataataaagtatCGCATTCTGCAATGTTATTATAATGCAGTTCATTCATTATGCAAAGTGACACACATTATTGCTCCATTAAAGCTGGACAGAAATCGtttccctcttctcccactcctttgTTCTTAGGCATCCATTTCCACACAGTTCTTGAAAAGATCTTAAGATATTTTTCCAacattcaagttttaaaatttaattttccaatctttgtttcttgtttccaATTTTCCATCCTTAATTTTCTCCATCCTTTGTTCTGTAAGAGTTTGGGACACTTTTAGTAGTAATAACTGGTTGGGAAATTCAAAGTaaactatacatttttatttaatactgtTAAAAAGAGACAACATACTCTAAAAATGGAGTCATTTGTACTATCACCAAACCAAAACTTTTAATACCAAGcttaactgcagtttcaacctctcccAGGAGTAGAATCTAAAACCAGTCAATCTGGAATTGCCTGGTCAGGCCAGTGAGGTAACCTGCCCCATAGACCCTTCCagtcccccaaaggaagatgactTCGCCACAGCCAAGCCATTCTACTTGTAATTTCCTTTCTGCCTATCAAAGTAATTCCGTACAGCTCTTCTGGGCACTCTTCTATTTGTTAGactggatgctgcctgattcataaaTCGTCAAATAAAGCCACTAAGGTCTTTTAGATTTCCTCAGCTGACTTTAACACTTCCTATTTACTTGttcatgacttttaaaaaatatgccatatttttatttgccCAAGTTTAAAAGTACCAAGACATACTAGAGTGTAAAATGTCTTTATGCCTTCTACTaagaaaatgttctcaaaatAAGTGAATAGTTGTGTCAACAAAGGACCTGCTTAAATTCTCTAAGACTGAGGGTGGACTGATTTAAAGGTCCACTTCATGATGTTTTTAACATTAAATGTGCTACTTGTACATGCTTCCTAAAGATGGTGTAAAAACTGAAGCTTCCTAAAATCCGTGGTTGGATTTCTCAAGTTGCCCTTGCCATGCGACTTTTCATTCTCAAACTCAATTTCCTTCCAAATATTTAATTAGCAAAAATTATACTAAAGTTACTATAGGTcaagaaaattgtttttctaaattttaggATAACAAATAGCAAAGAACATGAGAAAAGTATTATACATAAAGATATGATACATTCGTGTTAACACAATGTTGATTGGGACATCTTCTGTTGGCCCAAGGCTGAAGATAAGTACCCCACTTTCTAAAGAAAACCATAAACAATTTGGGTACAAATACTCCCTTTGATGTTCATGAAGATAATGGCGCTGCCCTGAAATCATTACTCCAGTCCTCTCCTTTTACTCTATCACACAAGCTCATATGAAGTGTGTATGGATGGCTTGAGGATGAGGAgcaatggagaaagagagaatgaattgTCCAAACTGTGAGACAAAATGAATTTGTCCAAGTTGTACGTTCTATTACCTGACTCATCTTCCAAATCAAGTACAGAGTATTTTAAAGAGAATCACTTGCAAAAACTGAAGGTGCCTGCTAAGAAGGAAATAGCTATTTGAGCAGGGAGAAAGTGTTGGAAAAAGCTATTAAGAAAGACAGCAGGGGAATGGAGAAGCACCTATTTTCCCAGCAAGGATATATGAATTTCCAATGGTCAAGTAGGCATCATTGAAAGTAGCGGGTCTTGAGCCTCCTTCCAGTGTCTTACTGAGATAAAACATCTGATACAGGACTGTCCCACAGAGGGGAGTTTGGAAGAGATGGAGCTGGGAGTGGACCTCCCACTTAGGGTAACCTGTGCAATGGGAAGACCTCCTAGCCCACAGAGCCCCCTAAGAACTTATACATACAGCACCTAACCAGAGAGAGCAAGCATTTATAGGCCTACTACAGAAAGAGCAGCAAAGGAGAACTACTAATcgccaaaaccaaaaaatcctaCACTAGatggatttaaataaataaatattgcctGAAACAGAAGCCCTCttaggttattattattattaggggcgcctggtggctcagccgttaggtgcctgcctttggctcaggtcatgatcctagggtcctgggatggagcccccccccccccccactgggctccctactaggccggaagcctgcttctccctctcccactccccctgctggtgtccctctctcgctgtgtctctctctgtccaataaataaataaaatctaaaaaaaaaataataataataataaaaaaataaaggtaacacTAGGTAAGTAACAGACATTATGTCCCTTTCCAGTTCTCTGTACCTTTCTTCATCTCAGATTTCCTCTTCCTTATAGGAACGCTAGTCAGACTGGATTCAGGCCTACCCTAAAGACCTAATTTTTACTTAATCCCCTTTAAAAGTCCTATCCCCAAATACAACCCCATTGtgaggttctgggggttaggacttccacaaatgaattttaggggaacacaattcaacctgtaacaCCAGGCATGGGAGAAAAGAACCACTTCAACACTAAAACCTAGAAGGTTGAGGTGTTCTGTAGCAAACATCGAAGGTGTTAAGTTCTGGATAAGGAGCGCACCGGCAGACTGACATGGCAGAGAAAGGCTGCAGTTGCAGAGTTGGGGCAGCCTCACCAGAAAGAGGAAGGGGCTCTCAGGAAGATGAGGAATTTAACATCCAGCTGGACAAAAGAGCACTTCCCTGGTCAAAACTTAGTAATAAATGCCCTATGACGTAGGGTACTTAACACAGTGTTCTTATAGTCAGTCACAAGTAGAATCCTTATGTTTACAGAATGAATGAAGAGACTGGCATGTTCCAGCAAACTCCAAACAGTTgcaagacagatttttaaaaagtgtatgaGAAACTAGGTGTGAAATTATAAAAGGTAAAATTCAACTAAACCGAGCAGGGGAAGTGAGGGAATAAGAAGGGAGGTGAAGCGTGTGCTGACAAGGGACAGGCCCTTCTCTAGACCAGCAGTTGCACTGTGGACCCCAAGGCAGCTCGCCTGCCACAGGTGGGTGGAGTTGTTTCAGGGGAGGTTAGAGAAAGGACAACCTGACTTCCTCAATTACCTTTCAATAATACCATAATCAAACATTAAATTGTTTCAATGtctacaaattatttaaataaaagtagttCAAGTGAACTGTCATTGCTTAGCATCATTGAAGAAACTGGGCCGTTTCTTCCTACTGCTTTACCCTCCCCAATTCCAATTCTGCACGTCTTACTACTTTAATCACAGCTGTATCATTAGGAAATAGTTACAAATCCTTTGGGAAAGGTATTCCTAAGTGGGTTTGATTTCAGCTAGAATGGGCACACCACAGTAAAAATCTGTCCCTCTTTTTAAGTGAGCTACACTCATAAAGAAGGCTGTTCTAggacttcatatttttttttaatctttgaaggTTTATTAACATCCATACTTATTGACACGTGTCAGAGAGATTGTCAGATATGAAAAGGCACAGCTGGCTTCCTTcttaagaaatacaattttccTAAGAGCCATCTACAGTAACTGaaattttcatgtacctgttacGCCACCTGTCTGGTGCATTATCTGCTGGGTCTTCCATCACTTGGGCTAAACCACACCATACAGCTTCATCTTTCAAAGCAGGTTCCTTTGTAGAACCCCCGCCCCGCTCtcagctttccttcctctgtctgtGGAGCACAGTAATAGCCTCTGATCATAAACtgcaagggaagaggagggaccTGGGGTATTAGGATAAAAGCAGTTAACATTTGAGGAGATAGTAGTTAAAACACAATGGATGTTCCTGTGTACATTCAAACTTACCTCGAGTTTCCTGGAAAAGCTATGAAAAAGATTTATAAGCCATTTCTTTATATTCTGGGAGCGGATGTAACATCCTTCTGCAGCAAACATTCCTTCGGTCAGGGTGGCTCCCCCCAGGCAGTAAGTCTCCACAACTAAAAGGGTAGCCCTGCACACTGAGAAGAGTCTGGCGGGTTATGGGCAACTTGTAGCCAATTTATGCAAGGTCTCCACCTGATTCATTATAACCAAATgggagaatttaaaaatgatgCCAAGACACAGAATTCAATACACTCAACTGCACACCCAACATCAccaaataatttatttggaatCAGAATTAAGAGAACATTTGACAGTTGAGAAATGTATGTTTATTCTGACCAGTTGTACAACTAATCTAGGAACAAATTaccaaataaattttacattatttcttcaGGACTGGGGTTTTTCGATGACTTCAAACTTAGGatctaagaaaaggaaaaaaaaaggttcaagCTTAGCCATATTGCAATAAGATGCATTATCTAGAAGGCTTTAATATTCAACGCATcaatcttctgatttttttttttagtgaatacTGTTTTTAAACACCTACATGGAAACATAATAATTGCTAAAGATTTACTCTGCACTTATTATAAACCAGACTCTCTATTTACTGATTTCACAtacattatgtcatttaattacGACAACCACAAAGAAGATATAATTCTCCCCAAATATCAGGTGAGAATGGTCACCGGTTAACTATCCAAGATCACACACCTCATAGTGATCTTGTTAAAATTCAAGAACAGGGAGTTTGATTTCAGATCCCCACCATTTAACCTGTTCTATGATCTCCTATACCAATGGCAAACATTTACACCAGAGCTTGTCATGTAAACGTCACTGTcctaagaaatttattttgtgtgATTGTCATTTAATCCTCTGAACAATTCAAGGAAGTAAAAGCAGAAATATGATCAACTTAAAATAATCTTCCATAAGACTGAATCCATGATTAAAGACACTTACCTTCAAATTTGAAGTCCGGGAATGTATTCATGTCTGCTTTACCATACAGTTGCTTAAGCTTAAAAAGCTCCCTCTCCAGGTCTTGCTGGTACTCTGGGCCAGTATCGACGGGTCCACCAGATGCCCTGTTGTGTCAACGAGCAGGTAAAAACTTGCCTTATCCACTagtttacaagaacaaaattACTACCATCAAGTTTCaatagatcttttaaaagtactcacatgggaaaaaatactctttctgaaaaaaagtGTATCTGCTTGAATTTCAACTCAAACTTTTTTTATGTTTCACATAAACGAGGCAACTTCGAACTTCTAACATGCAAAGTTTGGAGTATCAAGGATGTTTATCAAGTCAGAATCTCTTGAGGTCTAAGTTGCAGTAAGATATGATGGCTAAGTTCACGGGCTCCTGGAGTCAGTGACTGCTTCTGCTTGAATGTCAGCTCTATAATGTATTAAAACTGCATAACCCGGAGCAAGGCATGAAGCACTCTAAacttcagtttccacatctaaAACTAAAGGTCCTACCTAATTGTGGTGTTATGAGAACTACAGAGATAATGCGCACGTTCCACTTaacatagtacctggcacatagtgaggTGACACAGTGGTCAGTAAGCCTTACCTATTTTTAGTACCTGATTTACATCAGCCACCACTAAATGGCTTCTAAAAGATCTTAGTAACTTTAAATCTCTATAACAGAGGCCGAACAAAGCAGCAGCAATTTCCTACCCTCAGAGATTTTgctatttaggaaaaaaaaataacatgtttagAAACATTTGTGCTATAAGAGTTATTGGTAAGCTTCAAAGACACAGTTTACCAAACAGGTACTCAAGCTGAGATCACACTTTTGCTGAGCTAATTggcaaaaatttcattttaaaaaggtggCATTTGTGACTAATCATGCATTTGAGTCAGATTTTAATTTCATACATTCTAAGACTGAAAAAGCAAAGATACGGAGGTAATAAAGAACTAACTGTATGTGGAGAATATAAGCCATCTAGATGGAAAAAACCAGCAGGACCCAGGTCATGGGAGGCCTGGAACGTTATGTCTgggagtttgtattttatttactaagcaataaaatgacaatattaaGAGTTGTGCTTTGGGAAGATAAATATGGCATCACGGACCAGCAGTGGGGCCAATTAGGTGTAACTAATTCTTCGCATAAATTCTGTGTTTGTCATGTTACTGCCCACCTACCaatgaacaataaacaaaactttgCAAGTGAGAACTGCATTAAGGGTAATAATATTTTCACATGACTACGATAGAAGTACAGGGCCTTACTTATGTTATaaaatttcaacaaaaaaatacagagacaGCTCTAATTTAAGAACTTGTTAATGATGTTTGTTTTCACAGACCCAGTTTTCTTCTAGATCAGCACATGCGATGGAACCTTCTATAATGACAGACATGCTCTGTATCTATGCCATCTCATAAGGTAGCTACTAGCAAATCTGGCTAGTGAGCACTAGAAATGTGACTGaagtgactgaggaactgaatttttatttacacttaattataataaattaaatttcaataGTCACATGTGAATAATGGCTAATGAAATAGACAGTGCAGGTCTATATAGAGACTTCGACGAGATACTTTAATAATTGTCTTCCAGCTCCGGGAGCCGCAAGTTTAGAAACTGCTTTAAGAGGATCCAGCCAGTCTCACCAATATACTGGTTACTGATAGATGATGGCTGTTTTAACTTTTGTATGTAGTCTTATGATAAAGAGGCCACATATCACCTACCTCCTCACCTGAATATGTCTCCCAGCCCATCTTATTACATCCCCAGGACCTAGCATGGTGACCAGGACAAAGTAGACACTCAAAGTATacttgtttatttcacttaaagaaTACTAGGCTAATTTATTCAATCACTAAATTTTTATAACATCCTATGAAATAGTGCTGTTAttatcatccccactttacaTATGAATAAGGtacagaggttaaataacctgcttaaggtcacagagctagtaagtgtcGGAGTGACATTCCAGGCCAGAATCCATGTGCAGAACATTTCTCCACACCACGTGCACAAATGAACTATAGGGTCCTTAGATTACGAGTAcacctcaggggcacctggctgactcagtaggtagagcatgtaCCTCTTGAGGGTCCTGAgttggagccccaagttgggtgtaaaacttactttaaaaaaaataaaaagagtacaCCTCAGGATCGACTTATTGTACAGCTGAAGTACAAACAGTATCAAAACTAAGACACTACAATACCTCTGGACAGGAGACACTCAAATGTTCCCCATCAGCCCCGAACATCTGCTTACTGAACAGTGTGATTTTAGACAAATTCTAAACTTTTCGCCTTgcttttctcaaatataaaacGGGGATAAGAACTGTAAGATTgttgtcagaatttcattttaatccccttgctctctccctccttaGTTTTAAGGACAAAACCTTTTTGTTAGTTGTCCAGTCTCAGTCTCAGAGTTCTTTAAgtgctccctctcctctgtctctccatcaGATAATCAAGACCAGTTCTCGGTCTCTCAATGTCTTGACTGTCACTTTTATCTTCCCACTGCTATGAAAATAAAGTTCTCATCAACCAGTGCTTCAGTATTACATTTTCCTACCatgtctgtcttccttttctaCTCAT contains:
- the ATP5PF gene encoding ATP synthase-coupling factor 6, mitochondrial; this encodes MILQRLFRFSSLIRSAVSVHLRRNIGVTAVAFNKELDPVQKLFVDKIREYRTKRQASGGPVDTGPEYQQDLERELFKLKQLYGKADMNTFPDFKFEDPKFEVIEKPQS